In Cotesia glomerata isolate CgM1 linkage group LG8, MPM_Cglom_v2.3, whole genome shotgun sequence, the sequence CTGCTGTTGATAggtaaaattgttataaatatttgtgtgGTCATATGATttggtaaaatttatttgctatTCTTAATTCTCTAAAAATGTAGGTTTCAAAGAAGGTTAAAACGAACTCTCACTAaagaaagtaattttcaaaGCTTCGAAGAAcctaaaaagaagaaaatgtGTTCTATGAGTAGTTTTCCAGTCAATGAAACAATTGAAAACGTTGAAAATGCTGAAAATATTGATTCGATCGATGCTGGAACTCAAGTTGACTTTCTAAGTGATGATAACAATGACGATGGTCAAGATATCAGCAGAAAAGATGGCGAATCATACCtgtgtaaatattattcaacTGATTTTTGCGATGTCGAAATTCAAGTGTATCGCCCAAAAATCAACAAGCCTAAGCAGAAAAAAGTTGTGATCCCGGAAGCAGTCATTCAAGTAAATGCTAGCAATAACATTGACACAAACACAAATAATCACACATCGAACAGATCTGGATTTTATGGATATTCTTCAATAAAAGAGGCCTCAGAGCTTAATGACCTTGGAGGCGTTAAACTTGAAACCTTTcaacttttgttaaaaattatgaagagaaaaaaagttGATGACAGGACAAAAATATCGTTAGAAGAtcagttgtttatttttctaatgaaAATGAGATGTGGACTCACGTTTACTTCTATGgctgttttatttaatcttcaTAGAACAACAATATCAAAGGTGTTTTATGATACTTTAATGTACTTAGCTGGTGCATGTAAGGAGTTTTTAATTTGGCCATCAAAAGAAACAATACAGGCAAGTATGCCCGAtgcatttaaaaatcataCAAAGATTGTAGAGCTATCATCGATTGTACTGAATTTCATGTAGAACAACCCTCCAAAATTGAGCATcgagttaaattttattcaaattacaaaaaagGATTTAGAATCAAAATTCTTGTTTGCTGTACACCATCAGGATACATTTCATATGTATCACGCAGTTATGGTGGTAGAGCAACAGATTGTCAAATAACGAGTATGTGTGGATTCCTAGATCTACTTGAAACTGGAGATCAAGTGCTTGCAGACAAAGGGTTTCCTCAAGTTAAAACACAACTAGATGAAAGCGGAAGAGGAGTTCTAATTATAATGCCACCGTTTTTGCATGACACGTTTTCTGAAGAACAGGTAGAAGAAACTTATAAAGTCGCAAGTGTTAGAATTCATATCGAGAGAGTGATACAAAGAATCCGTACTTACAAAATAGTTGATAAGTTTACTATCGAGATGTTGCCTTATTGTGATGCAATTATATTCATGTGCTGTGTTTTAGTAAATCTACAATCACCAATACTTAAagatgttaaataaataatagtgagtctttcatatttttaaacattttattgaatgtttgtattttttgtaaattctaAACACATGCATTTTACTGTATTTACTCTGTTTTAATAAACTCtttgtattaatattattttcatttatattaataaatatgaatatttttaagtacaaACTTAGTTATCTTTTAATTGCAGCAAAACTTAATCTATCAGtcttgataataatatttgtaagtaataaattttaagtagaAAGTTCTAATCTATGATGCAGCATTCTCTTGATCATTGTTGactaattgttttaaatagtacatgaaataaaagtatttcaTCATAGGAAtcaactttttcaaaaaaatttcatctctaattatactaattaaataaCTACCCTTTGGTGACCAAACGTAAAAATCACAGATGTTTAAACCAGATACATACATTAATACTTGGCATTGAGTGTAATAAACATTGCTTGTTTTTAAATACCCTTGTCCATTATCCATACATAAGTAGCcaacattaaattttctagttttttCATCAAAGATTGGTTTCGATGCGCATGTTGAAGGGCacttaatttctaaaatttttatgatttcgTTATTTTTAACAACTAAACCATCTAAACTAGCGCATAACCAAGATTGCAATGGCTTTACTAACAAACCAACTGGTATCACATCAACAGAAAGTTTAAACGAATATTCATCTATCGctttttgttcattttttaaaccATATTCCATTGACTTTGTTGGATTGGAATTTGACTTCGGATTAACCAAATCATAAGCCAAAGTTTGAGAGctcttttttttcatagttttaaTGCTATGTGCTTTTGAGGAAGCACTTAATCGGATATGACGAGCTGAAAACCACTCTGGGTTCTCACTTTGGTTTATTGTGCTCAGACACAACTTAGCAATTTCATGATTATACaacttaatattttgattGTAATAATCATACTGTTTACTATCAGAAAATATAATATCATACGAAT encodes:
- the LOC123270120 gene encoding uncharacterized protein LOC123270120, with protein sequence MEVVNGAPWVPRHHNRICSMHFVRDRKSDHPESPSYNPTIFKNSTKIKTDAKTAVDRFQRRLKRTLTKESNFQSFEEPKKKKMCSMSSFPVNETIENVENAENIDSIDAGTQVDFLSDDNNDDGQDISRKDGESYLCKYYSTDFCDVEIQVYRPKINKPKQKKVVIPEAVIQVNASNNIDTNTNNHTSNRSGFYGYSSIKEASELNDLGGVKLETFQLLLKIMKRKKVDDRTKISLEDQLFIFLMKMRCGLTFTSMAVLFNLHRTTISKVFYDTLMYLAGACKEFLIWPSKETIQARFRIKILVCCTPSGYISYVSRSYGGRATDCQITSMCGFLDLLETGDQVLADKGFPQVKTQLDESGRGVLIIMPPFLHDTFSEEQVEETYKVASVRIHIERVIQRIRTYKIVDKFTIEMLPYCDAIIFMCCVLVNLQSPILKDVK